The following are encoded together in the Cohaesibacter gelatinilyticus genome:
- a CDS encoding DUF1850 domain-containing protein, with protein sequence MFRSKLTVFGTRWLAFMASLFILSASAEADSLDGELCLFEGYSDQEIARYSVDSEGMFSLSFIHSVSLTPVLDIYEIKSTGIHQIAEMFEAHGAGLPSFAGDVGAKGWRHQDGKFVLDMDRQFDRIQLRIQREYLNILHLSDQDVTLADFGSSRLGIAICAN encoded by the coding sequence GTGTTTCGAAGTAAGCTGACGGTTTTTGGAACAAGATGGCTTGCCTTCATGGCAAGCCTGTTCATTCTGTCGGCTTCGGCTGAAGCCGACAGTTTAGATGGCGAGCTATGTCTTTTCGAAGGATATTCTGATCAGGAAATAGCTCGATATTCCGTTGATTCCGAAGGGATGTTTTCGCTCTCATTCATTCATTCGGTATCGCTAACACCTGTCCTTGATATTTATGAGATCAAATCAACGGGCATACATCAGATCGCAGAGATGTTTGAGGCGCATGGAGCAGGGCTTCCTTCTTTCGCGGGGGACGTCGGTGCCAAGGGTTGGCGTCATCAGGATGGAAAATTTGTTTTGGATATGGATCGGCAGTTCGATCGTATCCAGCTGCGTATCCAACGAGAATATCTCAACATTCTGCATCTTTCCGATCAGGACGTCACGCTGGCCGATTTCGGTTCCAGCCGTCTTGGCATAGCAATCTGTGCGAACTAA